From a region of the Triticum aestivum cultivar Chinese Spring chromosome 7D, IWGSC CS RefSeq v2.1, whole genome shotgun sequence genome:
- the LOC123170003 gene encoding geraniol synthase, chloroplastic produces MASSAHATMYADRFPSAELQRRPADYQLKTWDYDSICSMQQQAQQDHEHSKESSLQSSLKQKVRRLLLEEEEELATRLIIMDQLQSLGVAYHFEEEIRNILMSMHVHDAHHQLKHDLSSTALLFRMLRGYGISASTDMLSAFRDENGDFKAANPKDIDGFVALHEASYLAFPGEAMLDEARAFAVKKLEQLMPSMFISMERQIDLPLQWRVPRLQAIWSLQQHGYNDEKHLSMDPSVLQLAVVDFNLVQAVHGAELVEVTKWWKETGLGVKLPFARDRLVECFFCAACIAPEPPLASCREVLAKVGSLIVHLDDVYDLYGTFDELAAFTDAVGSWDDDALSTALPEYMKAMYSAIRSTSTEAADRVTKGKGYDVLPLYKKAVRQEEIDPLIFFFFFRLGYL; encoded by the exons ATGGCGTCGTCTGCTCACGCAACCATGTACGCGGATCGGTTCCCGTCGGCTGAGTTGCAGCGGCGGCCGGCCGACTACCAGCTCAAAACCTGGGACTATGACTCCATTTGCTCCATGCAGCAGCAGGCGCAACAAGACCACGAG CATAGCAAGGAAAGCTCACTCCAATCAAGCTTGAAGCAGAAAGTGAGGCGGCTTctgctcgaggaggaagaagagctggCTACTAGGCTCATAATCATGGATCAACTGCAAAGTCTCGGTGTAGCGTACCATTTCGAGGAGGAGATCAGAAACATCCTCATGTCCATGCATGTCCATGATGCACACCATCAACTCAAGCATGACCTCTCATCAACAGCACTGCTATTTAGAATGCTCAGAGGATATGGAATCTCTGCGTCCACAG ATATGTTGAGTGCATTCAGGGATGAGAATGGTGATTTCAAAGCAGCCAACCCCAAGGATATTGATGGATTCGTTGCACTCCATGAGGCTTCCTACCTGGCCTTCCCAGGAGAGGCCATGCTCGACGAAGCAAGAGCATTCGCCGTCAAGAAACTCGAACAACTGATGCCGTCCATGTTCATCTCCATGGAAAGACAAATAGACCTCCCACTGCAATGGAGAGTTCCCAGGCTGCAGGCGATATGGTCGCTGCAACAACACGGGTACAACGACGAGAAGCACCTGAGTATGGATCCTTCAGTTCTTCAGCTGGCTGTGGTCGACTTCAACCTCGTGCAGGCCGTCCATGGAGCAGAGCTCGTGGAGGtcacaaaatggtggaaggagacCGGGTTGGGCGTGAAGCTACCGTTCGCGAGGGACCGTCTCGTGGAGTGCTTCTTCTGCGCGGCGTGCATTGCGCCGGAACCCCCCCTGGCTAGCTGCCGCGAGGTGCTGGCCAAGGTGGGCTCCCTCATCGTCCATCTCGACGACGTCTACGACCTCTATGGCACGTTCGACGAGCTGGCTGCCTTCACCGATGCTGTCGGCAGCTGGGATGACGATGCTTTGTCGACGGCGCTGCCGGAGTACATGAAGGCGATGTACTCGGCCATCAGGTCGACATCGACGGAGGCAGCAGATCGTGTGACCAAGGGCAAAGGATACGATGTGCTCCCGCTCTACAAGAAAGCAGTAAGACAAGAGGAGATAGATCCattgattttcttcttcttctttcgttTGGGATACCTATGA